The Natrinema amylolyticum genome includes the window GGAGCTCCATGGTTCCCGGCTACATCTGTAGCCGTTCCCTGTCTTTCGGCCGACTCGTCTCTCGCCGAGTCGTGACACCGTACTGGATTCCGTCCGAATCGAACTGTGACCCGAACCGACGCGCCTCGAGTCCGGCGTTAGCCGCGGTTGCGGTGGCGCGCAAGGACGGCGACCGACAGCGCAATGAGGGCCGCGAGCGCGCCGAACCCGGGCATCGGACTGTCGTCTTCGGGTTCGTCGTCGATCTGCTGGTCGCTCGCGTTCGTGGTGTCGTTCGTCTCGTCCGTCTCGTCCATCTCGTTCACGTCCGAATCGGTCGTATTCGAGCCACCGGGGTCGGACCCGCCGCCGGTCGCTGCGTCGAGTTGCAATACGACGACGACTTGTCCGTGAGAGGCCTCGGTCCGGTAGGTCCAGCCGCCGCCGGCGTCCTCGTAGGGCTCCGCGGCGGTGACCGGATCGATGTCAGTGTCCCAGCCGTCGCCTTCGGGGACCTGCTGGATGTATCCGGCGACGTCGATCTCGTCGGCGTGTTCGCCGCTGATCTCCGCTTCGCCGTACTCGATAGTCGCGTCTTCGGGATTCCCGTGCAGTTCGATACAGTGAGAGTCCATGTATCCGTCACCCTGGGCGACGTCCGGGCTCGTTCCGAACTGGTCGGCATCGAGCGGGCGATCGTAGTGGTCGGTCATGGGGAACTGGACGGTCATCGGATCCGCGTGAGAGTGCCAACTCGTGACGTCGTTCGTCGGGATCGTGACGGACGTGTTCGGCACCGACTCGCCGACAACGTGATCACCGTTTTCGTTGACTAGCGTGACACAGACCTTACCGGAGCCGTCTCCGAGGTACGGACTCCGGTACTCGTCACGCGGGTTCTCGTAGCTGACCCAGCTGCCGTCCTCGGCAGCTGCCTCGAAGTAGGGATCGCCCGGCTCCGGTGCGGGCTCGACGTACTCCTCTTCGGAGACGGAACTGTTCGAATCCGGATCGACGATACCCGCGGACGCGCCAGCTCCCGTCGCGATGAGACTCCCGATTACGGCCAGGCCGAGTCCGAGCGCGAGCAGCCCGCGCCACCCGCCGGGAAACGGACTACGCGATCCTCGTGATCCGAGCATGGTCACTTCCCGCCCCCGGTTTCGGTTCCGTGTGAATTGATCGGACAACTGTTCCGCGACGACGACTGTCGTGTGACAGTACCGGTCATCAAACTGAGGTACCGGATTCGCCGTTCTATATATGAGCAGCGTACCCGGGGAGTAGCAGGCTGCTACCCGGAGTAGGCGGCCGTTTGAACGATCAGTTGCAATCGAAACCGGTCGCTACCGGACTCACCGTTGGAATGGGTACCGGACTCGCCATCGAGATCACTCGCGGCCGGTATCGCTTCCGACCCGGCTTGCGAACTGGCCTCCTGCTCCGTGGGTCCGCATCGTCTCTGGGAGCGAGAGTTGTTGTATGTAATCCAGCTTGGTGTGGTTAGATAGTATAGAGTTCTGGTAGATTGGATTCAGTTAAACTTAACACCCATCATTTGGCAGTGAGTGGTATGGCAGAGAACGACAGTGATTTCGAGCGTATCTTGACGAAGAAAGACCTCTTCGTGCTCGCGTTCGGTGCGATGATCGGCTGGGGATGGATCATCCAGACCGGGTTCTGGATCGACGAAGCCGGTGTGACCGGCTCCGTTCTCGGCTTCGTCGTGGGCGCGATTATGGTCAGTATCGTCGGACTAATTTACGGCGAACTCGCCTCCGCGCTGCCGTTCGTCGGCGGAGAACACGTGTACAGCTTTCGGGCGCTCGGTCCGCTTTGGTCGTTCGTCTGCACGTGGTCGCTCGTCCTCGGCTACGTCGGCGTCGTCGTGTTCGAGGTCGTCGCACTGCCGTCCGCGATGGCATATATCGTCCCCGGATTCAACGTCCTCGAGCTCTGGACGGTCGCCGGTGAGCCGGTGTACGCGTCCTGGATTCTCGTCGGCGGGATCGGTGCGATCGTGATGACGGCGCTCAACTATCGCGGCGTGAAACCCGCGGCGCAGTTCCAGACGTTCCTGACGCTCGTCATCGCCCTCGCCGGGATCATGCTCGTCGTCGGGGCACTGTTCAACGGGCAGACACAGGCGAACCCGCCGCTCTCGGACGTCGGGACGGCCGGCGTCGCCACGGTCGCGATCATGACGCCGTTCATGTTCGTCGGGTTCGACGTGATCCCGCAGTCGGCCGAAGAAGCGGACGTCCCGCCCCGTCTCATCGGACTTCTCATTCCGGCGTCGGTCACGCTGGCCGCACTGTTCTACATCGGCGTCATCTGGGCGTCCGGGCAGGCGATGCCCGGCGTCGAACTCGTCGAGAGCCCGCTGCCGGCCGCCGCAGCCATGGAAACGATCTTCGATAGCCAACTAATCGGTCGTATCATGGCGCTGGCCGGAATCGCGGGGATCCTCACGAGCTGGAACTCCTTCCTGCTCGGGGCCAGTCGTGCCGTCTTCGCGCTCGCCGATTCCGGCATGATCCCGAAGCGGATCAACACGCTCCACCCCGAGTACAACACGCCCTCGACCGCCGTCCTCCTCATCGGCGGCCTCTCGGTCTTCGCACCGCTGTTCGGCGAACAGATGTTGGTCTGGATCGTCAACGCGAGCGGGCTCGGCCTCGTCGTCGCGTGGTTCCTCGTGGTCGTTTCCTTCTTCGTGCTCCGCCGTCGCGAGCCCGAACTGAACCGACCGCTCGAGCTCCCGTTCGGCTACGCGTTCGGTGCCGCCGGACTCGTCCTGACGCTCGGATTCATCGGGCTCTACCTCCCGGGCGGCCCGTCGGCGCTCGTCTGGCCCTACGAATGGGGGATCGTCCTCTTCTGGGCGCTGCTCGGCGTAGTCCTCTACGGCAGCTCGTCGACGGACGCGGACCTCGAGCTGGCGGATCTGGAGACGGAGGAACTCGAGTAGTCGGTTGATCGAGACCGACTCGTTGACCCGAACGGCTCCTCGAGCGGCCGAGGCGACGATTCGACCGTTCAGTCCTCGTCGACCGTCGACTCCACGAGCGTTTCCAGTTCGAAGTCGTTCAGCGGATGCGGTTCGTCTTTGACGGTTTCGACGACGAACTGCGAACTCGTCCGAACGACTTCGTCGATCGCTTCGTAGTCGCTGATGAGGCGATGAACCATCTCGCGATCCGACAGGTGAGCGATGACGATGAAGTCGGTATCGCCCATCGTGAAGTACACCTGATTGACGCCCTCGATGGCAGCGAGTTGCTCCCCGACCTCCTCGTGATACTGTTTGTCGTACTCCGCGATGACCTCCGAGATGACCGTGATCTCGAGGCCGAGTTTCTCGAGGTCGACGTCGAACAGATCGTTGGCCACGATCCCGTCCTCTTTGAGTTTCGTGAGTCGATAGTGGACGGTCGACTTCGGAATGTCCGTGTGGTTCGAGATCTCGTCCGGACTGCCCGTTCCCAGTTCCGCGATGGCCTGTAGAATGCGAACGTTTCGCTCGTCCATATCCCGCATGAGGGAGCGGGCGAATAAACAACGTTCGAACGTGAGTCGCGATAGCGGACGAAAGTCGAATCCAGTTCGACGGTTCGATCGACCGACCGTCCCGAGTCTGTCGGTTGATCGGCGAACGCCCCCTCGAACTGCGCCATATATCGGACTAAGTACTATATAGTATATTTTATTAGGATAGAGTCCAGGTATAGCCACTATGTCCGAACAACAATCCGATTCGTCCGTCGACGGGAGATCGAATTCGTCCGTCGAGTCGACGTACGACGACCACGTGATGCCGATCTGGAAATCGCTCGACATCCCCGTCGAGCGGGCCTCGGGGTGTACGCTCGAGGACTTCGAGGGCAACGAGTACCTCGATCTCTTCTCGGGGATCTCGGTGACGAACGTCGGGCACGGGAACGACGCCGTCGTCGACGCCGCGACCGAGCAACTCGAGGAGTTCGTCCACGGCTGTTCGTACGTCCATCCCAACGAGCCGGTCGCGGACCTCGCCGAACGGATCGCCGACGTGACGCCGGGCGATCTGCAGAAGAGCTTCTTCTGTAACTCCGGGACGGAGGCCGTCGAGGGGGCCGTCAAGCTCGCGCGGAAGTACACCGACTCGAAGGAAGTGATCGCACTCGAGATGGGATTCCACGGCCGCACCCTCGGCAGTCTGGCGCTGACGGGGAACAAGGCCTACAAAGAGGGGATGGCCCCGACGCTCAACGACGTCGCCCACACCGCGCCGCCGTACGGCTACCGCTGTCCGCGCTGTGACGGCGATGAGTGCGACGCCAGTTGTGCCGACGAACTCGAGCGGATCATCGGCTCGCACACCAGCGGCGATCTCGCGGCGGTCGTCGTCGAACCGGTCATGGGCGAAGCGGGGATCATCGTCCCGCCGGAGGGGTGGCTCGAGCGGGTTCAGGAGATCGCCCACGACCACGACGCACTGCTCATCGCCGACGAAGTCCAGACCGGTTACGGTCGGACCGGCGAACTGTTCGCGAGCAGCCACTTCGACGTCGAACCGGACATCCTGACACAGGCGAAGGGGATCGCGAACGGTCTGCCGCTCGGCGCGTTCACTGCCTCCGAAGAAATCGCGGACGCCTTCGAGTCCGGCGACCACCTCTCGACGTTCGGCGGCAACCCCGTCGCCTGCGCCGCCGCGCTGGCGACCATCGACGAACTGCAGGACGGAATCGTCGACAACGCCCGCGAGCAGGGCCAGTGGCTCGAGACCGAACTCGCGGCGCTCGAGGACGAGTACGACGTCGTCGGACAGACGCGCGGACTCGGACTGATGTGGGGCGTCGAGCTCGTAGACCCGGGAACGACGGGGCCGCGGAACGTCGCACCGCGACCGGACAACGAGCTGGCGTCGGCCGTCAGCGACCACCTCCGCGAGGAGTCCGACGTCGTGATCGGCGTCGGCGGCTACTACAAGAACGTCATGCGCTTCCAGCCGCCGCTGACCATCTCGCGCGAGCAACTCGAGTACGCCGTCGACGAGCTCCGGACGGCCCTCGAGACGGTCGCCTGAGTCGTCGAGAGCGCCGGGGTAGCAGCGAACGCGGAGGGAATTTTGAGAGAGGCCGTGACGGTACGCCGACGCGGCGGCCGACCACCGGCCGATCGACGGCGCGGCAGGAGTCAGTTCGGGACGGTTCTCGAGCGAGACGTATCGCGGTTCGGGGACGCTTTCTGTGGCTCCAGCGCGTGGCTCACCCGTCGGGATCGTCTTCGAACGAGACCGTCGACAGCGACCCGTCGACGGCGGTGAACTCAGTGCTCCCGCACCGACAGCCGTCCCGACTACCGATCGGACGGAGTTTCTCCTCGGCTAACTCGAGCGCTGCGTAGAGGGATCCACACTGCTCGCAGGCGGCTATCGTTCGTCGATTATCGTCGCTCTCGTCCATCGTCGCGGTGGTACGTCGGGAAAGTGACTACAAGAATTCGCCGTGAGCACGAGAGCGACATCGAGAGTGTTACTACGGCCGAAACAACAGCCGAGTATCGTCGGTCGACGCTCTCGGCGGCGACTCGAGCGATGGCCAGTATGCGGCTGCAGACGCGCCGAATAGGCCTCGGGAGCCGAAGCGAATCCGCCGTCTAAGGGCGGGAACAGAGCGCGAGAGCGGCGATACCGTAACCGGATTCGCGCGGGAGCGGGCCACGCGAGCGCCGGCCGACCGCTTTTCTGACGGCTGGTGATAGCTCCGGCCATGAGCGACGACGGACCGAGCCGCGACCGGGTACAGGACCGTTCCGAACAGCGTAAGTCCGAGCGGGCCGACCACACCGAATCGATCCTCGAGGACGTCGAGCGCCACCTCGGTGAGATGGAGTATCCGATCACGAGCGAGGAGATCGCCTCGGAGTACGGCAACGAGCCGATCGACATGCCCAACGAGACGGAGTCGCTGGGGAGCGTCTTCGATCGACTGGCGGGCGAGCAGTACGAGTCGCCCGAAGAAGTCCGCGAAGCGGTCTACGGCGAGATCACCGGCGAGGCCGGGAGCCCCAACGAGGCCAACGCCGAACGCGATCTCGACGAACTGGACGAGGAGAAACAGGGCTCGCTCAGTGAGAGCGGCGGCGGCACGTACTGACCGCCGGGACAGCGACTCGTCGAACGCCGTTTCCCGCCCGAGCACCGTGCTGTCGGGCGGATTGCGATAGCAGAACGGATTTACGTTCGGGTCACCTGTTTTCGCGTATGGATTACGAATCGAGTCTCGACCGAGCGATGGAGGACGTCCCCGATATCGGGGGCGACGAACAGCGACTGCAGATCCCCGACCCGCAGCCACAGAAAGACGGCGCGTTCACGCGAGTGACGAACCTCGACGAGATCGCCGGCGTCCTCTCGCGGGACACCGAACACCTCCACCGGTTCATCCAGCGCGAACTGGGGACCAGCGGCAAACTCGAGGACGGCCGCGGCCGATACAACGGGACCTTCTCGCAGACGGACCTCGACGCGGCGATCGACGCCTACGTCGACGAGTACGTCCTCTGTTCGGAGTGTGGGCTGCCGGACACTCGTCTCGTCCGCGAGGATCGGACGCCGATGCTGCGCTGTGACGCCTGCGGTGCGTTCCGCCCGGTCACCAAGCGCTCGACCAGCAGCACGCAGCAACAACAGCAGGACGCCGTCGAGGAGGGCAACACCTACACGGTCGAGATCACCGGTACCGGCCGCAAGGGCGACGGCGTCGCCGAGAAGGGCAGCTACACGATCTTCGTCCCCGGCGCGGAGGAGGGCGACGTCGTGGACATCTACATCAAGAACATCTCGGGCAACTTGGCGTTCGCCCGCCTCGACTGACGCCGCGATTCGATTCGTTCGATTTTCTCGACGACCGCCGACGAACCGATAGCGCAGCGGCCGTCACCGCGCGGATTCGGGGATCGCGTCCGGCAGGCAGACGACCTTTTCGCGCCCGAGCCGGTAGCGGTCGATGACATCGCGCTCCTCTAAGTCCGAGAGGAGGCGGCTGAGCGTGGCGTGTGCCCAGCCGTAGCGGTCGGCGAACCGCCGCTGTTTGATCCGACCGCCGTGTTCGACGAGGACGGCGCGAACGTACTCCTCGGGCGTGACGCCGTACTCGAGGACATCGCTCCTGCTCGTGGGGCCGCTCTCGGGATCGACGATTCCGCTCGCGATCGAATGGTCGTCGTCCGATCCCGCCGACTCCTCGCCGGGAGGGCCGTCGTTCGGGGGATCCGCGGCGGCCTCGAGCCGTCCCGATCGCGCCGCGAACCGTCGCCGGTATCGAGTCGCCGATTCCGCGGCGCGTCGGGTCGCTCCCGCGGGGTCGACCGAGTCGAGACAGATCCGAACCGTCCGTTCGACGGCGGTCACGAGCCGGGAACCGATCGGTGTGCGTCGTCGATTCATCGTGTTTCCCGCTGGCGACCGTGTACTCAAAGCGGTATGCACAAAACCGTCCAAACAACCCCCGCCGGGATACCGCGAAATTAAAGTTAGGTTGTGCTAGTCACACTGGTGTGGGAGTATCGTTCGACCTCTTCGGAACGCTGGTGACCGCCGACCGCCCGGACGACCCGGCCGACGCCGTCGCGACGGAACTCGCGAAGCGAGACGTCGCAGTCCCCGACGACTGGGCCGCGGCCTACGCGGAGCCACACGTCGACGCGCCCGAGGGCGCGGAGGTGCCGCTTCCAGCCCACGTCTCTCGCGCGCTCGCGAGTCGCGATGTGGACTACGAGCACAACGCCGCCAGGCGGGCCGTCGTCGCGGCGTTCGATCCGACCGTCGAGACCAGACCGGGCGCGCTCGAGGCGGTCGACGCCGCTCGAGAGCGGGGGCCGGTCGCGATCTGTTCGAACTGCAGCGTCCCGGAGTTAGTCGGCCGCACGCTCGTCAGGTCCGACTTCGAGCGCGACGATTTCGACGCGATCGTCACGAGCGTCGGCTGTGGCTGGCGCAAACCCGCGCCCGAAATCTTCGACCAGACCGCCGACGAACTCGGCGTCGCCGCCGCCGACCTCGTCCACGTCGGCGACGATCCGCGGACCGACGGCGGGATCGAGGCCGTCGGCGGCACGGCGCTGCTTCTCGAAGATCTCTCGCTCACGGACGTGCCGGCGCGACTGGCGGCGCTGACGCCGGACGAACACAGCAGTAATGACTGAGCGCCCCCATTCGGACGACAGTATGGAGGCGAAGGCGGCGTGTTAACGACGCTCGCGGTCGTCGGGCTGGCGTTCAGCCTCGATCTGTTGATCGGCGAACCGCCGACCGCGATCCATCCGGTGGCGTGGTTCGGTCGACTCGTCGGCGCGGTCGATCGGCCGTGGAGCGACGACGAGCGCCGCCAACGCCTCGCCGGGGTCGCGATCGCCGCGCTCGCCCCGCTCGTCCCCGCCGCGGTCGTCGGCGGAGTCGTCCTCGGAGCGACCGCGTTCGGACCGACGGCCGGCGGTATCGCCGCCGCGCTCGCCCTCTTTCTGACGACCAGTCTGCGCTCGCTGCTCGAGCTCACCGAGGACGTCATCGCAGCGACCGAGGGGGTCGTCGCGACGGGAGCGAGCGACGGCTCGGAAGGCGGTTCGTCGTCCGATGGCCTCGAGCGGGCCCGCGAGCGGGTCCGCGGGTTAGTCGGTCGAGACACCGCGACGCTCTCAGCCGGCGAACTTCGCAGCGCTGCCGTCGAGAGCGCGGCCGAGAACCTCGCGGACGGGCTGGTCGCGACGCTGGTGCCGTTCGCGGTGCTCGCGCCGATCTCGCTCCCGGCCGCGGCGGCCGCCGCCGCGTGGATCAAGGGCGTCAACACGCTGGACTCGATGTTGGGCTACCCCTCGAAACCGATCGGCACCGCGAGCGCGCGACTCGACGACCTCGTCATGTACCTGCCCGCCCGACTCGCGGCCGCGGCGATCGCCGTCGCCGCGGTCGATCCGTTCGCGATCGTGCGCGCCCGACAGTGGGCGCGCGCGCCGCCGTCGCCAAACTCCGGCTGGCCGATGGCGACCCTCGCCTGCGCGCTCGGCGTTCGGCTCGAGAAGGCGGACGTCTACGTCCTCAATCCCGATGCCGAACTCCCGACGGTAGCCGACGGCGAGCGGGCCGTCACCGTCGTCGGCCGGGCGGCCGTCGTCTCGATCCTCGTCGCCATCGCGCTGGCGATCGCCGTTCCGGAGCTCGCGGGGGGCCTCGAGACGAACTGGCAGTCGATGACGGCCTCGAGCGCGGGGTCGACCACGGGGGTGAGACCGAGATGGCTGTAATAGGCCGCTGGATCGGTGCCGTTCGCGGCGCGCTCGGCTTCCTGACGCGGCTCCCGGTCGGCTACCGCGACGGCGACTGGGACGCGTTTCGATCGACGCCGGCGGCGTTTCCGGTCGTCGGCCTCGTCGCGGGTACGCTGGCGGCGATCCCGTTGCTCGCCGCCGGGACGCTCGCAGCGCCGACCGTTGCGCTTGGCTACCTGCTTTCGGTCTACGCCGTCACGGGAATTCACCACCTCGACGGAATCGCGGATCTCGGCGACGCGCTGGTCGTCCACGGCGACCTCGAGCGCCGCCGCGAGGTGCTGAAGGACACGACGACCGGCGTCGGCGCGCTGCTCGCGGTGGCGATCACCGTCGCCGCGCTGGCACTGGGCGGGCTCGGTCTGGCCGACCTCCCCGTCCTTGCGGCGGTCGGCGTCGCGGTGGGAGCCGAAGTCGGAGCGAAACTCGGGATGGCCGCGATGGCCTGCTTCGGGCGTGCCGCTTACGAGGGAACGGGCGAGCAGTTCACCGACGCGAGCACCGCCGGCTCGTTTCTCGTCCCCGCAGCGATCGCCCTCTCGGCGGCCGCGTTCGTCTGGCCCCACCCGGGCGCGGTCGCCCTTCCCGGTGCCGTCGCCGGAATCGGCCTCCCCTGGTACTGGGCGAACCGCTCTCTCGGGGGCATCAACGGCGACATCTTCGGCGCGGCCAACGAGATCGGCCGCGTCGCCGGCGTCCATCTGGGGGTGATCGCGTGGACGCTCTCGTGATGTGCGGCGGAAAGGGCACCCGCCTCGAGAGCTCCCGGGAGAAGCCCCTGCACCCGATCGACGGGACCGCGATGGTCGACCGCGTCCTCGCGGCGCTCGAGGCGAGCCGGGTCGAGACGATCTCCGCCGCCGTCTCGCCAAACGCGCCGGCGACGCGAGCCCACCTCGAGGAGCGCGACGGCGTCGCGACGATCGAGACGGCCGGCGAGGGCTACGTGGCCGATCTGATGGCCGTCCTCGAGCCGCCCGAACTCGAACCCCCCGTCCTGACCGTCGCCGCCGATCTGCCGCTCCTCGAGGGATCGGTCCTCGACCGAATCCTCGCGGTTCACGGCGACAGCGACGCCTCGCGGACCGTCTGTGTCCCCGCGGCGCTCAAGCGGCGACTCGGCGTCAGCATCGATTCGCGACTCGAGTCCGACGATCACCTCGCGCCGACCGGGGTCAACGTGGTCGGCACTACCGACGAATCCACGACGATGACCGACGTACACTACGATCCACGACTGGCGGTGAACGTGAACCGACGCGAAGACGCCCGTATCGCGGCCGGCATGCTGCGGAACCGGTCCGCGGAGGATCGCTGAGATGCGCGTCCTCCTCCCCGCCGGAACGACCGAGACCGCGCTGATCGACGGCATCAGCGCCGCCGGGGCCGCCCCGGAGCTGATGGAACACACGCCCTCTGCGGACGTCGAAATCCTCGAGTACGGGGAACCGGTCGCGTCGCCGGTGACGCCGGTGAGCCCGAACGGCTGTCCGACGCCGGCCGCCGTGACCCGTGCGGTCAGAGAGGTCGTCGACTTCGACGTCTCAGTGATCGATGCGGGACTCACCCAGTCGACGGCCGCGCCGACGGTCGACCTCGGCGGCGAACCCGGGGCCGACATTCGCGAAGCGGTCGCCGTGCCGGACGCGAACGCCGCCTTCGACCGCGCCTACGACTACGGCGCGAGCCTGCCGGACGAGCGGCTCGTGATCGGCGAGACGGTCCCCGGCGGGACGACGACTGCGCTCGGCGTCCTCACCGCGCTCGGCGAGCCGACTGGCGTCTCCTCGTCGCTCCCGGAGAACCCGATCGAACGCAAACGGCGAGTCGTCGACGAGGCCCTGGCCGCGAGCGACCTCGAGCCGGGTGACTGCGAGGGCGAGCCGCTCGCGGCGATCGAGGCGGTCGGCGATCCCGTCCAGCCGACGGTGGCCGGGATCGCGGCGGGCGCGCTCGAGTCCGGCACCGCGGTGACGCTCGCCGGCGGGACCCAGATGGTCGCGGTCGCCGCCGCGTTGCGCCACGCGGGAGTCGACGCGCCGCTGTCGATCGCGACCACGTCGTTCGTGGCCGACGAGCAGGGCGACCGGCTCGCGGACGCCTGCGACCGGTTCGACTGCGAGCTGACCGTCACCGACCCCGGCTTCGACGGGCGCGATCACGTCGCAATGGCCCGCTACTGCGCCGGCGAGGCCAAGGAGGGCGTCGGGATGGGCGGCGCGCTCTCGCTCGTTCCCGACGGCGAGATGGGCGCGGTCAGAGATCGGCTCGAGACGGTCTGTCGCCGGCTCGGAATCGACGCCGAGGGCGAACCGAGCGCCGAGAGCGGCGAGGGAACCGGTGATCGAACGGAGGGCGGCCATGGATCCTGACGCGATCCGAGGTGGCGAGCGGGTGCCCCACGGCGGCGAGACCGACCGCGACCTGCTCGACTTCTCGGCCAACACCAACCCCAGAACCCCCGAGGGCGTCGGCGACGTATACGCGGCCGCGCTCGAGGAGTCCCGGCGCTACCCGGACGACGACTATCCGGACTTTCGCGCCGCCGCCGCCGACTTCGTCGGCTGCGATCCCGAGCGAGTGATTCCGACGCCGGGCGGACTCGCCGCGATCCGGCTCGCGATGGAAACCGCCCTCGAGCCGGGCGACGAAGCGCTCGTTCCGTATCCCAGCTTCGGGGAGTACGCCCGCGAGGTCGAGCTACAGGGGGCGACGCCGCGGTTCGTGCGCTACGACGACCTGTGTGAACTCGGCCCCACCGTGCTCGAGCCGTGCGCGCTCGCCGTGTGCTGTACGCCGAACAACCCGACCGGGGACGCGATCGATCCGGACGCGCTCGAGTCGTTCGCCGCCCGCTGTGCGGACGCCGACACG containing:
- the cobT gene encoding nicotinate mononucleotide-dependent phosphoribosyltransferase CobT, with amino-acid sequence MRVLLPAGTTETALIDGISAAGAAPELMEHTPSADVEILEYGEPVASPVTPVSPNGCPTPAAVTRAVREVVDFDVSVIDAGLTQSTAAPTVDLGGEPGADIREAVAVPDANAAFDRAYDYGASLPDERLVIGETVPGGTTTALGVLTALGEPTGVSSSLPENPIERKRRVVDEALAASDLEPGDCEGEPLAAIEAVGDPVQPTVAGIAAGALESGTAVTLAGGTQMVAVAAALRHAGVDAPLSIATTSFVADEQGDRLADACDRFDCELTVTDPGFDGRDHVAMARYCAGEAKEGVGMGGALSLVPDGEMGAVRDRLETVCRRLGIDAEGEPSAESGEGTGDRTEGGHGS